The Intrasporangium calvum DSM 43043 sequence GGTCGCCTTCCAGAACCTCGTCACCGCTGCCGGGGGCGAGGACGAGGTCGAGGCCTTCTGCGCCGAGGTGGACGCACCAGGCAGCTCGGGCGACCACGCCACCGGCAAGCCCGAGATCGCTCCCACGGGCAAGCCCGACTCGGTTCCGAGCGCCACGCCGTCGCAGCGACCCGAGATGACCCCCACACCTCCGGCCAAGCCGGACACAGTTCCGACCGCCTCACCCTCCCACCCGACCGGGCGGTCGTGAAGGCGCGGTAGCTAGCACCGCGCAGCCCCCAAAACCCAGCCGTATGCCGCTGAGCCCCACTCACCGGCATACGGCTGGGTCGCGTTCGGCCCTCCTTCCCCCGACGGACGCCCGACCCGCCCCGCTGACGGGGGCAGGGCCAGAGCACGTCGTCAGGGGGTGAGCCCCGCCTCCAGCGCGGAGATGATCCGGGGCCGGAGGTCGCTCGCCTCGATCACCTCGTCGACCGACCCCACGGCCACGGCACGATGGATGCTGTGGACGCTGTCGAACTCGGCGGCGACCGCTCCGAGCTTCTCGGCGCGCACCGTGGCCCGCAGGTCGGCCAGCTCGGTGGCCAGCTGGGCGCGTTCCACTCCCTCGGACGCGTCGACCCGGGCGGCGAGCTCGGCGACGCGCGAGTCCGCGGCCGTGCGCGCGTCGACGTCTCGGGCGAACACGACGGCGGCCGCCGGTGCGCCCCCGATGACGGAGGCGAAGGAGCCTTCGATCGCGAGGACCGTCATCCTGGGGTTGAGCGCCTTGGAGAAGACGACGAAGGCGCCGCCGTGGTAGCGGGAGACGACGGTGAAGACGATCGGCCCGTCGAAGTTGACGATGGCCCGGCCGATCTCCGCGCCGTACTCGAGCTGGAGGCTGCGCATCGACTCCGGTGACCCGTCGAAGCCGGACAGGTTGGCGAGGATGACCACGGGCCGGTTGCCGCTGGCCGCGTTGATGGCTCGCGCGACCTTCTTCGACGACCGGGGGAAGAGCGTTCCCGCGGTGTAGGTGTCGGGACCGTCGGTGGGCGGGAACCCGCGGCGCGGGACGGACTTCGACTCGATGCCGATGAGGCACACCGGGATGCCACCGAGGTGCGCGTCCTGGACCACGGCGGTCTCGGCGTCCGCCATGCCGGCCCAGCGCTCGAGCGTCGCGTGGTCCTGGTCGGTGAGGGCCCGCATCAGGGTCCGGATGTCGAAGGGCTTCTTGCGGTCGGGGTTCTTCTCGGCTGAGAAGATGTCGCCCACCGTCGTGAAGCCCGAGTCGGGCAGCGAGTGGGGGTATGACGTGACGTCGCGGTCGATCGGGTCACTCGTGGCGACCCGGCGCGGACCGCCTTCGCCGGGAGCGACGTAGGCGTGGTCGTAGTGGGTCATCAGGATGTCCCTGGCCGCAGCGAGGTCCTTCGCCCAGTACTGCGCCTGGCCGTTCGGGCCCATCACCCGGTCGTAGCCGCCGATGCCGAAGTTGTCCTCGGCCGAGACGCCACCGGAGAAGTCGAGCGACTGCTTTCCCGTCAGGACCATGGCGCTGTCGGGCGTCATGACGAGGATGCCCTTGGTGTGCATGAGCATCGTCGCCTCGGCGTTCCAGTAGGGCTGCGCGCCGACGTTGATGCCGGCCACGACGATGTTGATCTCCTGCCCCGCCTGGGTGAACTCGATGATCCGTTTGAGCGCCCGGGCGACCCAGTCCATGTTCTCCGTGCCGGAGTCCATCGAGATCCGTGCGCCGGCCGAGAGCGAGTACCACTCGACCGGGATGCCGCGCTCCTCTGCGAGGTCGAGTGCCGCGATGACGCGGGCGCACTCCGCCTCGGCCACCGATCCGAGGGAGCGGAGCGGGTCGCCGCTGAGCACGACGCGCTGGACCCCTTGGGGGTGGCGCTCGGTCGGCGACGTGACGAGAGCGACGATGATGCCGGCCTTGTTGAGGCCGAACGGCCGGTCCACCGGGACGAGGCGACCCGCGTCGTCGAGGTCGTGCTCGACCACGGTCCCACCGTCGCCGGCGATCATCGACTGCAGCTCGTAGGGGTAGACGAGGCCACGGCGACGGGCGCGGACGACCTTCGAGGCGTAGTCATCGAGCGGTTTGAGCGGCTCAGCCGGCGGCTGTCCCACTGTCCCGACGACACCTGAGCCCGGCTGGTAGGAGAACCGGCCGGCGATGGTGACGGGCCCCTCCTCGGGATCGAGGACGACCCGGGCCTGGACGAGGACCTCCTCCACGCCCGCGCCGACGGTCAGTGGGGCGATCTTGGCCTGGAGGGCGGTCAGCTGCTCGAGGTCGGCCTCGATGATCGGCCAGATGGTCACCCAGACGTAGTTCATGTCGAGCCGGGAGCCCGCCGAGCCGCGGGACGCTCGCACGCGTCGGATGGCGTCGAGGCAGTTGGCGATGGCCCGCTCGGCCTGCGGGAGCCCGGACACGCGACCGTCGTCGTCACGGACGACGACGAGCTGGCGGACCTGCGCCGAGGCGACGATCCGTCGGTCGTCCGCGTTGTCCCGGGCGACGCACTCGTAGAGGAAGACGTCCTCCGGGGCCTCGAGCCGAGTGACCTCGAAGTCACGCAGCCGCCACAGCTGGAGGCGGCGCCCGACCATCGGGTGCACGCCCCGGACGAGGCGGTCCTCGACGAGCTCCTCACCCTGGGGTCGGAAGGTGAAGTAGCCGACGGGCTGGTCGTGGTTGCCGGTGACCGCGACGGCCACGCGGCGCACGTCCCTGGTCCAGTCGAGGGCCTTGAGGCGCGTGGCGAGGGTCGCGCTCACCTCCTCCGGGTCAGCGGGCTGGTCGCGCCAGCGGAGGTAGAGGTCGACCACGGCGTGGTGCTGCTCGGCGCGGCTCCACACGTCGTTGCCGACCGACACGTCGAGGTCGCTGCCCGGAGCGAGCTCCGCGACGTCGCCGATCGTCGAGGTGAGATGGGTGGGTCTGCCGTCGAGCGTGTAGTCGGCCACGGCGAAGGGCCGGTCACCCGCGTGGAAGCGGTGCGGTCCGTGCAGGTCGTGCTCGTGGTAGTGCCGCTTGATCAGCACCTCGATCATCGGCTCGTGTCGCGGGATGCTGTCATCCGGCCGGTCGAGACGCTCGGCGAGGAAGCGGACGATCTGTTCGGGGATGGCGGCGAGCTCGTCGATCCCTGCCGCGTAGTCCGGGCTGACGGTCTCGGGAGTCGCGCCACCCTCGTCGCCCACCCGCTCGGCCTCGGCAGTCAGGGACTCGAGCTGGTCCCGGACCCCGGCGAGGACGCTCTGACGCTCCGCATCGACCATCGGCTGTTCGAACCAGCGGAAGCGCACGCTACGGGCGAGGTCGCCGATCACGGGGAACCGCAGCTGGGTGGCGAGCACGAGCCGGTCGAGGGTGTCGCGGGCGGCGGCGGCGTTCCGCGCCTCCGGTGTCGGCTCGCCGAGCCAGCGCTGGAGGAGCGAGGTCGCCAGCGCGATCTCCGGGGAGGTGCGCTGCTGGGCGAGGAAGATCCGGAAGACCGCCTCCTCCAGGTCCGGCGTGCGGTCGAGCTCAGTGACGCCGTAGTGCCGCAGCACGCGGGCGAGCTTGTCCCGGAAGGCGGCCGGCAACCCGGCCCGGTCGGCGTCGAGACTCTGCAGGTAGGTGTGGAAGTGCTCCCTGGGCGTGTGGACGAGCAGCTCGGTGTGCCGCTCCTCCTCCGCGGGTCGGTTGCGGCTCAGCTCGGCGAAGTCGGCGACGAGCTCGAGGAGGATGATCTCCTCGGCGATCGGGCTGGTCCCGTCCGCTGCGGCCTCGTCCCGAGCGGACAGGTAGGCGGTGAGGCTGCGGTGGGTGCCGTTGTCGTCGTTGTCGAAGCCGAGGACGCCGGCGGACAGCTCGGACACGCCGCGGGCGATCCGGTCGCGAAGGGTCTCGTCGGCCACGGTGCAGTCCGGCAGGTCGAGGTCGACCGTGG is a genomic window containing:
- a CDS encoding carboxyl transferase domain-containing protein gives rise to the protein MISRIAIVNRGEAAMRLIHAVRDLNAQHAVEGRSDQRIETIALHTEGERRAMFVRESDHAYDLGPAANRPYIDHAVLERALRETGADAAWVGWGFVAEDPAFAELCERIGVIFIGPSAEAMRQLGDKIGSKLIAEEVGVPVAPWSRGGVDTLEEATEAAARIGYPLMLKATAGGGGRGIRKVESDAELTEAYERTRDEAARAFGSGVVFLEKLVTGARHIEVQVIGDGQGTAWAVGVRDCSVQRRNQKVIEESASPVLSADEAAEVRTAAERLAVAVGYAGAGTVEFLYHPAEKFFAFLEVNTRLQVEHPITEATTDTDLVKLQIHVANGGRLEGARPVERGHAVEARLNAEDPDRDFAPAPGRIALLDFPSGPGIRVDTGVGEGDSIPADFDSMIAKIIAYGRDRDEALARLRRAMAETTVVIEGGATNKSFILDLLDQPEVIDGSADTGWIDRVRGEGRLMSQRHSGIALVAAGIEAYEEAEAIERARLLETARGGRPQAHHQVGRGVDLKLRGTIHKVNVLRIAPHRYRVTVGSGASGDDGQVVEAQLDRIDDYQSRIVVGGQNHRLITALHGPVLLVEVDGVTHRVSRDEGGVLRSPAPALVVAAPVQVGDEVAAGAPVLVLESMKMETVLAAPFAARVKEILVGVGGQVETGAALVRLEPTGDEDEPGAGASPAPTVDLDLPDCTVADETLRDRIARGVSELSAGVLGFDNDDNGTHRSLTAYLSARDEAAADGTSPIAEEIILLELVADFAELSRNRPAEEERHTELLVHTPREHFHTYLQSLDADRAGLPAAFRDKLARVLRHYGVTELDRTPDLEEAVFRIFLAQQRTSPEIALATSLLQRWLGEPTPEARNAAAARDTLDRLVLATQLRFPVIGDLARSVRFRWFEQPMVDAERQSVLAGVRDQLESLTAEAERVGDEGGATPETVSPDYAAGIDELAAIPEQIVRFLAERLDRPDDSIPRHEPMIEVLIKRHYHEHDLHGPHRFHAGDRPFAVADYTLDGRPTHLTSTIGDVAELAPGSDLDVSVGNDVWSRAEQHHAVVDLYLRWRDQPADPEEVSATLATRLKALDWTRDVRRVAVAVTGNHDQPVGYFTFRPQGEELVEDRLVRGVHPMVGRRLQLWRLRDFEVTRLEAPEDVFLYECVARDNADDRRIVASAQVRQLVVVRDDDGRVSGLPQAERAIANCLDAIRRVRASRGSAGSRLDMNYVWVTIWPIIEADLEQLTALQAKIAPLTVGAGVEEVLVQARVVLDPEEGPVTIAGRFSYQPGSGVVGTVGQPPAEPLKPLDDYASKVVRARRRGLVYPYELQSMIAGDGGTVVEHDLDDAGRLVPVDRPFGLNKAGIIVALVTSPTERHPQGVQRVVLSGDPLRSLGSVAEAECARVIAALDLAEERGIPVEWYSLSAGARISMDSGTENMDWVARALKRIIEFTQAGQEINIVVAGINVGAQPYWNAEATMLMHTKGILVMTPDSAMVLTGKQSLDFSGGVSAEDNFGIGGYDRVMGPNGQAQYWAKDLAAARDILMTHYDHAYVAPGEGGPRRVATSDPIDRDVTSYPHSLPDSGFTTVGDIFSAEKNPDRKKPFDIRTLMRALTDQDHATLERWAGMADAETAVVQDAHLGGIPVCLIGIESKSVPRRGFPPTDGPDTYTAGTLFPRSSKKVARAINAASGNRPVVILANLSGFDGSPESMRSLQLEYGAEIGRAIVNFDGPIVFTVVSRYHGGAFVVFSKALNPRMTVLAIEGSFASVIGGAPAAAVVFARDVDARTAADSRVAELAARVDASEGVERAQLATELADLRATVRAEKLGAVAAEFDSVHSIHRAVAVGSVDEVIEASDLRPRIISALEAGLTP